In a single window of the Niabella ginsenosidivorans genome:
- a CDS encoding chaperone modulator CbpM, which yields MEKAKRISVEQCCIYYKIEASFVQELDEHGLIRLTRSGKKNFIAYEQLTDLEKYMHLYYDLDINMEGMEAIMHLLNRMQDLQQEIRKLQNRLGEN from the coding sequence ATGGAAAAAGCAAAAAGAATATCTGTAGAGCAATGCTGTATCTATTATAAGATTGAGGCCTCTTTTGTACAGGAGCTGGATGAGCATGGCCTGATCCGCCTGACCCGTTCCGGTAAAAAGAATTTTATTGCGTACGAACAGCTGACAGATCTTGAAAAGTACATGCATCTTTATTATGACCTGGACATTAATATGGAAGGAATGGAAGCCATCATGCATTTGCTGAACCGCATGCAGGATCTTCAGCAGGAAATAAGAAAGCTGCAAAACCGGTTGGGCGAAAACTAA
- a CDS encoding helix-turn-helix domain-containing protein, which yields MRKKTKNYAPVKGTSIQSGKGIYVSYLELGNGSDWETGADNLFALVLFQKGNGTHSINAEDYTIKAKQIHILYPGQKQQWKLQPPVKGQWLTIKRALLETFPAALQFPFSEHNAHPVLNLDITAYQKISAEFLAIKKELSTATIFLELVNARCRLICLMINLWMEHQFGNTPPSCSGSASYKFHSLVEKHFTTQKSVAFYARHLHITPNYLGIICRKQYGMSALEFIQERVLLEAKRLLHSSGMSIKEIAFHLGFPNPAYFGYFFKKKTSLTPKEYKILLNKS from the coding sequence ATGAGAAAAAAAACGAAAAACTATGCCCCGGTAAAGGGCACTTCCATCCAATCCGGAAAAGGAATCTATGTCAGCTATCTGGAGCTTGGAAACGGGAGCGATTGGGAAACCGGCGCGGACAATTTGTTCGCGCTGGTGCTGTTTCAAAAAGGAAATGGCACCCATTCCATCAATGCTGAAGATTATACAATAAAAGCAAAACAGATCCATATACTGTATCCCGGGCAAAAGCAGCAATGGAAACTGCAGCCACCGGTAAAAGGGCAGTGGCTAACCATAAAACGGGCATTGTTGGAAACCTTCCCTGCTGCACTACAGTTCCCTTTTTCCGAGCACAATGCGCACCCGGTGCTAAACCTGGATATTACCGCTTATCAGAAGATAAGCGCTGAATTCTTAGCCATTAAAAAAGAGCTGTCCACAGCTACCATCTTCCTGGAACTGGTCAATGCAAGATGCAGGCTGATCTGCTTAATGATCAACCTGTGGATGGAACACCAGTTTGGCAATACGCCTCCCTCCTGTTCAGGTTCCGCATCCTATAAGTTCCATTCCCTGGTGGAAAAGCACTTTACAACACAGAAATCTGTGGCATTCTATGCGCGGCATTTGCACATAACACCTAATTACCTGGGTATTATTTGCAGAAAACAGTATGGAATGTCTGCGCTGGAATTCATACAGGAACGGGTGCTGCTGGAAGCAAAGCGTTTGTTGCATAGCTCCGGTATGTCCATAAAAGAAATAGCATTTCATTTAGGATTCCCGAACCCGGCCTATTTTGGTTACTTCTTTAAAAAGAAAACAAGCCTTACCCCAAAAGAATATAAAATTTTGCTGAATAAATCCTGA
- a CDS encoding DnaJ C-terminal domain-containing protein: MDYIDYYKILGVSKNASADEIKKAYRKLARKHHPDLNPNDPGAGKLFQQINEANEVLSDPEKRKKYDQYGKDWKHAEQFEEARKQQQAAGGHPFGTGGNPFGNGGEYYSFDGDEDGDYSDFFASLFGNRSGRGTQNRFKGQDYRAMVQVNLSEACKTHQQTFTVNGKNIRITVPAGIEHGQEIKIAGYGAPGVNGGPNGDLYITFEIKNDTHFTRKGNDLYADVPLDLYIALLGGETTTDTMGGKVKLKVAPETQNGTKIRLKGKGFPVYKKEGSFGDLYITYQVQVPTKLTAKEKELFEQLAKER; encoded by the coding sequence ATGGATTATATTGATTATTATAAAATTTTAGGCGTAAGCAAAAATGCATCCGCGGATGAAATAAAAAAGGCTTACCGGAAATTGGCCCGCAAGCATCATCCTGATCTGAACCCCAATGATCCGGGTGCAGGAAAACTATTCCAGCAGATCAATGAAGCAAATGAGGTGTTGAGCGACCCGGAAAAAAGAAAAAAATACGACCAGTACGGAAAAGACTGGAAACATGCAGAGCAGTTTGAGGAAGCCCGGAAACAACAACAGGCGGCAGGCGGTCACCCGTTCGGAACTGGCGGCAATCCTTTCGGAAATGGAGGGGAATACTATTCTTTTGATGGAGACGAAGACGGCGATTATTCCGATTTCTTTGCCTCCCTGTTTGGCAACCGTAGCGGCAGGGGCACACAAAACCGGTTTAAAGGGCAGGATTACCGGGCAATGGTACAGGTAAATTTATCCGAAGCCTGCAAAACGCACCAGCAAACATTTACTGTTAATGGAAAAAACATCCGGATCACCGTGCCTGCAGGAATAGAACATGGCCAGGAAATAAAAATAGCAGGCTATGGCGCACCGGGTGTAAACGGCGGCCCCAACGGCGACCTGTATATTACCTTTGAAATAAAAAACGACACGCATTTTACACGTAAAGGCAATGACCTTTATGCCGATGTGCCGCTGGATCTTTATATAGCCCTGCTGGGCGGAGAAACAACCACAGACACTATGGGTGGAAAGGTAAAATTAAAAGTAGCTCCCGAAACACAGAACGGTACAAAGATCCGCCTGAAAGGAAAAGGTTTCCCCGTTTATAAAAAAGAAGGCAGCTTTGGCGACCTGTATATCACTTACCAGGTACAGGTACCAACAAAGCTTACCGCAAAAGAAAAAGAATTATTTGAACAGCTGGCAAAGGAACGCTAA
- a CDS encoding DUF7009 family protein, with translation MKIRIKGNSLRYRLTRSEVAKLWEEGFLEERTAFTGNALVYAIEAVSSDQLSADFNANRLVLHIPKQMADALYNTDKVGFEDQSGTVSLLVEKDFVCIDNTEEDQSDNYPNPSISCQ, from the coding sequence ATGAAAATCAGGATTAAAGGTAACTCATTAAGATACCGGTTGACCCGGTCTGAAGTAGCAAAACTTTGGGAAGAAGGTTTTTTGGAGGAGCGGACAGCATTTACCGGCAATGCACTGGTGTATGCAATAGAAGCAGTAAGCAGTGATCAGCTTTCCGCCGATTTTAATGCGAACAGGCTTGTGCTGCATATACCAAAGCAAATGGCTGACGCGTTGTACAATACCGACAAAGTAGGCTTTGAGGATCAGTCCGGTACCGTAAGCCTGCTTGTGGAAAAAGATTTTGTATGCATTGACAATACAGAGGAAGACCAGAGCGATAATTATCCCAATCCATCCATTTCCTGTCAATAA
- a CDS encoding sulfite exporter TauE/SafE family protein, with amino-acid sequence MQHWELLLFFGIIAFIYASVGFGGGSSYLAVLALYALPFKELRLIALICNIIVVTGGVYIYIKNHQVRWKKILPLVVLSVPMAYLGAIVRISQDVFFVILGCSLVIAAVLLWIKSSPASIADIKEPQKSSFIKNGALGGAIGFLSGMVGIGGGIFLSPVLNLMKWDTPQKVAATASLFILVNSVAGIAGQLTKLPGEMNYYRIVLLCLAVFIGGQAGSRMAIKFNPLVIRRLTALLVLGAGVEVLFKHLPLFF; translated from the coding sequence ATGCAGCACTGGGAATTATTGCTTTTTTTTGGGATCATCGCTTTTATTTATGCTTCTGTGGGGTTTGGCGGCGGATCCAGCTACCTGGCGGTTTTGGCCCTGTATGCGCTTCCTTTTAAAGAACTGCGTTTAATAGCGCTGATATGCAATATTATAGTGGTTACCGGTGGTGTTTATATTTATATAAAGAATCATCAGGTACGCTGGAAAAAGATCCTTCCGCTTGTGGTGCTGAGCGTGCCGATGGCGTATTTAGGCGCAATTGTGCGCATCAGCCAGGATGTTTTTTTTGTTATTCTCGGGTGCAGCCTGGTTATTGCAGCCGTTCTGTTATGGATAAAGAGCAGCCCTGCTTCCATTGCTGATATAAAGGAACCGCAAAAGAGCAGCTTTATAAAGAACGGCGCATTGGGGGGTGCTATCGGTTTTTTATCGGGTATGGTAGGCATTGGTGGCGGTATTTTTCTTTCGCCGGTACTGAATTTAATGAAATGGGATACGCCGCAGAAAGTAGCAGCCACTGCCAGCCTGTTTATACTGGTAAACTCTGTGGCGGGTATTGCAGGGCAGCTTACAAAGCTTCCCGGGGAGATGAATTATTACAGGATCGTTCTGTTATGCCTGGCGGTTTTTATCGGGGGACAGGCAGGATCCCGGATGGCCATAAAATTCAACCCGCTGGTCATCCGCCGCCTGACGGCCCTGTTGGTACTGGGCGCCGGGGTGGAAGTTCTGTTCAAACATTTACCTTTGTTTTTTTAA
- a CDS encoding molybdenum cofactor biosynthesis protein MoaE, which yields MIDVIISDRPLDTAACISSATDAACGGVVSFAGVVRNSTNNKKVLRLEYECYEPMALKEMKKIAKAAIRLYAARSIVIQHRTGILYTGDIAVVIVAGAPHREAAFDACRYAIDTLKQTVPIWKKEVFEDGEEWVSAHA from the coding sequence ATGATTGATGTAATTATATCTGACCGGCCACTGGATACTGCTGCCTGCATCAGCAGCGCAACAGATGCAGCATGTGGCGGTGTGGTTAGTTTTGCCGGCGTTGTAAGGAACAGCACCAACAACAAAAAAGTGCTGCGGCTGGAGTATGAATGTTATGAACCGATGGCGTTGAAGGAAATGAAGAAAATTGCGAAGGCAGCTATTCGTTTATATGCTGCCCGGAGCATTGTCATTCAACACCGCACCGGTATTTTATATACAGGGGATATTGCTGTGGTCATTGTAGCAGGCGCACCGCACCGGGAAGCGGCTTTTGATGCCTGCCGCTACGCCATTGATACGCTGAAGCAAACAGTGCCTATATGGAAAAAAGAAGTTTTTGAGGACGGCGAAGAATGGGTGTCGGCGCATGCATAA
- a CDS encoding MoaD/ThiS family protein, with amino-acid sequence MEIAVLAFGIVKEIFGAASVHRELHDGATVLELKNGLAASYPALKKLSTCLIAVNNEYAGDDQVIHPDDEIAVIPPVSGG; translated from the coding sequence ATGGAAATAGCTGTATTGGCATTTGGTATTGTAAAAGAGATCTTCGGGGCAGCATCCGTGCACAGGGAACTGCATGATGGAGCTACGGTACTGGAATTAAAAAACGGGCTGGCAGCTTCTTACCCGGCTTTGAAGAAATTAAGCACCTGCCTGATTGCTGTAAATAATGAATATGCCGGCGACGACCAGGTCATTCACCCGGATGATGAAATAGCCGTTATTCCACCGGTAAGCGGCGGGTAA
- a CDS encoding FdhF/YdeP family oxidoreductase, which translates to MKDEHQMEDDSRLKKKDHFNENGGLKDKGSLNGDAYENGKGKKDDKEPDAENPYKLTGHLKVTHVEKKAAGIPAVIASFADLIEEKTLIRGTRALFKMNQFGGFDCSSCAWPDPDDDRSPIAEYCENGAKALAEEATTKKVTPEFFRKNSVYELSQLDDYRIGKMGRLTDPVYLPKGGTHYQPVSWEDAFRKIAAHLNALDSPDEAAFYTSGRTSNEASFVYQLFAKEYGTNNMPDCSNMCHETSGSGLRPTIGIGKGTVKLEDFYDADVVIIIGQNPGTNAPRMMSALAKCKENGGKIIAINPLPETGLMGFRDPQEIKGILGDGVKLADLYLPVKINGDMALLKALEWLLLDFEKKSPGEVLDRQFIEEKTVGYDAFIKQFEEYQLEDLAAESGVAPALLYDAAQMMAFKKRIIICWGMGITQQPNGVDMVKEMLNLLLLKGSVGKKGAGVCPVRGHSNVQGNRTMLIDEKPTDEQLDRLENFFGFKMPRKHGYDVVRAIKAMYEGKVKVLFCMGGNLLSAAPDTTYTASALRKLNLLVCVSTKLNRGHLIHGKEALILPTYSRSDFDIVNGELQIVSTENSMGVVQSSKGVLKAVSDNLINETQIVCRMAMATLGSRSVVDWQRFHDSYDAVRDAIEQCIPGFENYNVRVRRKGGFYLPNAARDEQRFAAQYDYRAPFTLTEIPDNRLADDEYMMATTRTHDQFNTTIYGLEDRYRGVHNGRRVIFMNKSDIEKAGFKPGEKVDLFNYDDGIERIAPLFIIVSYPIPKRNTVTYFPETNVLVSINNVVKESNMPASKYVKIKICKHDPEIYQRINRL; encoded by the coding sequence ATGAAAGATGAACATCAGATGGAAGATGACAGCCGTTTAAAAAAAAAGGATCATTTCAATGAAAATGGGGGTTTGAAGGACAAGGGCTCTTTGAATGGGGATGCATATGAAAACGGAAAAGGAAAAAAAGATGATAAAGAACCGGATGCAGAGAACCCATATAAACTTACCGGCCACCTTAAGGTAACGCATGTAGAAAAAAAGGCTGCGGGCATACCGGCTGTAATAGCTTCTTTTGCCGATCTGATTGAAGAAAAAACGCTCATAAGGGGTACACGCGCTTTATTTAAGATGAACCAGTTTGGAGGTTTTGACTGCTCCAGCTGTGCCTGGCCCGACCCGGACGATGACCGCTCGCCAATTGCTGAATACTGCGAGAACGGTGCCAAGGCATTGGCAGAAGAAGCCACTACCAAAAAAGTAACGCCCGAATTTTTCCGGAAAAACTCGGTGTATGAGCTTTCTCAATTGGATGATTACCGGATAGGGAAAATGGGCCGGCTTACAGACCCGGTATACCTGCCCAAAGGCGGTACGCATTACCAGCCTGTTAGCTGGGAAGATGCGTTCCGGAAAATTGCGGCGCACCTTAATGCACTGGATTCGCCGGACGAAGCAGCATTTTATACATCGGGCAGAACAAGCAATGAAGCCTCTTTTGTTTACCAGCTTTTTGCCAAAGAATACGGTACCAACAATATGCCGGATTGTTCCAATATGTGCCATGAAACATCCGGATCCGGGCTGCGGCCTACCATCGGCATCGGAAAAGGAACAGTAAAGCTGGAAGATTTTTACGATGCGGATGTCGTTATTATCATTGGGCAAAACCCCGGCACCAATGCTCCGCGTATGATGAGCGCGCTGGCAAAGTGTAAAGAAAACGGGGGAAAGATCATCGCCATCAATCCTTTGCCTGAAACAGGGCTGATGGGCTTTAGGGATCCACAGGAAATAAAAGGCATCCTGGGGGATGGTGTAAAGCTTGCCGACCTTTACCTGCCTGTAAAAATTAACGGGGATATGGCTTTGCTGAAAGCCCTTGAATGGCTGCTGCTTGATTTTGAAAAGAAATCGCCCGGGGAAGTGCTGGACAGGCAATTCATAGAAGAAAAAACGGTAGGCTATGATGCTTTCATTAAACAGTTTGAAGAATACCAACTGGAGGATCTTGCAGCAGAATCCGGCGTGGCTCCGGCCCTGCTTTATGACGCGGCCCAGATGATGGCTTTTAAAAAGCGCATCATCATCTGTTGGGGCATGGGCATCACACAACAGCCCAATGGAGTGGATATGGTAAAAGAGATGCTCAACCTGCTGCTGCTGAAAGGAAGTGTCGGTAAAAAGGGCGCAGGTGTTTGCCCGGTCCGGGGGCACAGCAACGTGCAGGGCAACAGGACCATGCTGATTGATGAAAAGCCAACTGATGAGCAGCTGGATCGTCTTGAAAACTTCTTTGGATTTAAGATGCCCCGCAAGCACGGTTATGATGTGGTAAGGGCTATTAAAGCCATGTACGAAGGGAAGGTGAAAGTGCTGTTCTGTATGGGGGGAAATCTCCTGTCTGCCGCGCCGGACACCACTTACACTGCCAGCGCTTTAAGAAAGCTGAACCTTTTAGTTTGTGTTTCTACAAAATTGAACCGCGGGCACTTAATTCACGGAAAGGAAGCGCTGATCCTGCCCACTTATTCCCGTTCAGATTTTGATATAGTGAACGGCGAACTGCAGATCGTAAGCACGGAAAACTCAATGGGCGTGGTGCAGTCGTCAAAAGGTGTTTTAAAGGCGGTGTCTGATAACCTGATCAATGAAACACAAATTGTTTGCCGCATGGCAATGGCTACTTTGGGCAGCAGGTCGGTGGTTGACTGGCAGCGTTTCCACGACAGTTATGATGCGGTAAGGGACGCTATTGAACAGTGTATTCCCGGTTTTGAGAACTATAATGTACGGGTGCGCCGGAAAGGCGGTTTTTATTTGCCAAATGCAGCAAGGGATGAGCAGCGTTTTGCAGCGCAATATGATTACCGTGCGCCGTTTACCCTTACGGAAATTCCTGATAACAGGCTGGCTGACGATGAATATATGATGGCGACCACCCGCACGCACGACCAGTTTAATACCACTATCTACGGGCTGGAGGATCGTTACCGCGGTGTTCATAACGGGCGCAGGGTGATCTTTATGAACAAAAGTGATATTGAGAAAGCCGGGTTTAAACCAGGGGAGAAGGTAGACCTGTTCAACTATGACGATGGTATAGAGCGCATTGCCCCGCTGTTTATTATTGTTTCCTATCCGATACCCAAGCGGAATACGGTTACTTATTTTCCAGAAACCAATGTGCTGGTTTCGATTAATAATGTTGTAAAGGAAAGTAATATGCCGGCGTCAAAATATGTGAAAATTAAGATCTGCAAACACGATCCTGAAATATACCAACGGATCAACCGGTTGTGA
- a CDS encoding dihydrofolate reductase family protein, whose translation MSKIIAVEALTLDGVMQAPGRPDEDTRDGFEYGGWAVAGNDPEIQKVVGKYMGGGWSLLAGRITYEDLYEAWHVRQPAHPMAQALTSVQKFVVSHNPDYKLPWEHSTLLAGDAAGSIAKLKKEHNKTLIIFGSGILVRSLMQQDLIDEYLLQIHPLVLGKGHQLFKDSKQLTRLRLVDTVAADTGVIIATYRLP comes from the coding sequence ATGAGCAAAATAATAGCAGTTGAGGCCCTGACGCTCGATGGTGTGATGCAGGCACCCGGCCGCCCGGACGAGGATACCCGCGATGGTTTTGAATACGGTGGTTGGGCGGTAGCAGGGAATGATCCTGAAATACAAAAAGTGGTCGGTAAATATATGGGCGGCGGCTGGTCGTTGCTTGCAGGGCGCATAACATACGAAGATCTTTATGAAGCCTGGCATGTACGGCAACCCGCTCATCCTATGGCACAGGCGCTTACGAGTGTTCAGAAATTTGTTGTTTCTCACAACCCTGATTATAAGCTTCCCTGGGAGCATTCCACTTTGCTGGCAGGCGATGCCGCCGGCAGCATTGCCAAGCTCAAAAAGGAGCACAACAAAACACTGATCATTTTTGGCAGTGGTATACTGGTCCGGTCGCTGATGCAGCAGGATCTGATTGATGAATATTTATTGCAGATCCACCCGCTGGTGCTTGGAAAGGGACATCAGCTTTTTAAGGATAGTAAACAGTTAACCAGGCTGCGGTTAGTTGATACCGTGGCTGCAGATACCGGTGTCATTATTGCCACCTACCGGCTGCCTTAA
- a CDS encoding VOC family protein produces MATTNTYLTFNGNCEEAFNFYRSVFGGNFSHLARFSELPQQQGYTVTDADRNRIMHISLPIGASVLMGCDMGPQWAASLVQGNNFSVSVLADSKAEAEKLFSGLATYGQITMPLADTFWGDFFGMIIDQFGINWMISFNEKSQK; encoded by the coding sequence ATGGCAACAACAAACACATACCTCACCTTTAACGGCAATTGTGAAGAAGCCTTCAACTTTTACAGATCCGTATTTGGCGGCAACTTCAGCCACCTGGCACGGTTCAGCGAACTGCCGCAGCAACAGGGATATACCGTTACCGATGCCGACAGGAACAGGATCATGCACATTTCACTGCCCATTGGCGCTTCGGTGCTGATGGGTTGCGATATGGGCCCGCAATGGGCGGCATCGCTTGTGCAGGGAAATAATTTTTCCGTGTCTGTACTGGCCGACAGTAAAGCCGAGGCGGAAAAGCTGTTCAGCGGCCTGGCAACATACGGGCAGATAACCATGCCGCTTGCCGACACGTTCTGGGGCGATTTTTTCGGGATGATCATCGACCAGTTTGGCATTAACTGGATGATCAGCTTCAACGAAAAGTCGCAAAAATAA
- a CDS encoding Dyp-type peroxidase, whose protein sequence is MKKETVYESQNVTDYPNNNTIFSVWKFKENADIRPVFERLCALIENLNHSFTIRVADGRTSCVMGVGHDAWIKLGLPQPLPKELKNFEPITGTKHTAVATPADLHFHLRAINAGICFDMATDIAAVLSPVALCLEEVHGFRYWDGRSIIGFVDGTENPIGGERRLFALVGDEDPVYKGGSYQFVQKYLHNMQAWESLTTEEQERVIGRYKLSDIEMTDAVKPSNSHSALAGITDEQGNDLKIVRDNMPFGHPSKGEAGTYFISYANTFSTTKKMLENMFIGDPPGNYDRLLDFSTAQTGSLFFVPTIEMLDQYSADPGS, encoded by the coding sequence ATGAAAAAAGAAACAGTATATGAATCGCAGAATGTAACGGATTATCCCAATAACAATACAATATTTTCCGTTTGGAAGTTTAAAGAGAACGCCGACATCCGGCCGGTTTTTGAAAGGCTTTGCGCTTTGATAGAAAATCTGAACCATTCCTTTACGATACGCGTGGCCGATGGCAGAACCAGTTGCGTGATGGGGGTGGGTCATGACGCCTGGATAAAACTGGGATTGCCGCAACCGCTGCCGAAAGAGCTGAAAAATTTTGAGCCCATTACAGGCACAAAACACACAGCTGTGGCCACCCCGGCCGATCTTCATTTTCATCTGAGGGCCATTAATGCGGGCATTTGCTTTGATATGGCAACCGACATAGCGGCTGTGCTGAGCCCCGTGGCTCTTTGCCTGGAGGAAGTACACGGATTCAGGTATTGGGACGGGCGCTCTATTATTGGTTTTGTAGATGGCACCGAAAACCCGATCGGCGGGGAACGCCGGTTGTTTGCGCTGGTAGGCGATGAAGACCCCGTTTACAAAGGCGGCAGTTACCAGTTTGTACAGAAATACCTTCACAATATGCAGGCCTGGGAAAGCTTAACCACAGAAGAACAGGAAAGGGTGATCGGGCGGTATAAATTAAGCGATATTGAAATGACGGATGCGGTAAAGCCTTCCAACTCGCACAGCGCCCTTGCCGGCATAACGGATGAGCAGGGCAACGACCTGAAAATCGTCCGGGACAATATGCCATTCGGGCATCCTTCCAAAGGTGAGGCAGGCACTTATTTCATTTCCTATGCCAATACCTTCAGCACCACAAAAAAAATGCTTGAAAATATGTTTATCGGAGATCCTCCGGGGAATTATGACCGGTTGCTGGATTTCAGCACAGCGCAAACAGGATCCCTGTTCTTTGTGCCCACAATAGAGATGTTAGATCAGTATTCCGCCGACCCCGGCTCATAA
- the fdhD gene encoding formate dehydrogenase accessory sulfurtransferase FdhD, translated as MKHPQTASIKQIPIQKVKDFTSAHLSDILSVEEPLEIRIGYGTPGNRVGKSISVTMRTPGNDPELAVGFLFTEGIIASGDQVQSAGQVHMECVSQKENIIRVELSENFIPQLAQSDRNFYTTSSCGVCGKGSIQSIRTVSPFSQLEKPRLSLAAALLYQLPATLRAAQSGFAATGGIHASGLFTTGGELVLLREDVGRHNALDKLIGSALTDKLLPLNRHILLLSGRASFELIQKAAMAGIAIVAAIGAPSSLAVDLAGEFDMTLIGFLKENRFNIYNKSSCHEFINQ; from the coding sequence ATGAAACATCCGCAAACAGCATCCATTAAGCAGATCCCCATTCAAAAAGTGAAGGATTTTACAAGCGCCCACCTGTCTGATATTCTTTCCGTTGAGGAGCCGCTTGAAATAAGGATCGGCTATGGCACACCGGGTAACCGGGTAGGAAAAAGCATTTCTGTGACAATGCGCACGCCGGGCAACGACCCAGAGCTTGCGGTGGGCTTTTTGTTTACAGAGGGAATTATTGCTTCCGGCGACCAGGTACAGTCAGCTGGGCAGGTGCATATGGAATGCGTATCGCAAAAGGAAAATATTATCCGGGTAGAGCTGTCGGAAAATTTTATACCTCAGCTGGCACAATCGGACCGGAACTTTTATACTACTTCCAGCTGCGGGGTTTGCGGCAAAGGCTCTATCCAGTCTATAAGAACGGTTAGCCCTTTCAGCCAACTGGAAAAGCCCCGGCTAAGCCTGGCCGCAGCACTTCTTTACCAGCTACCGGCAACATTAAGGGCGGCTCAAAGCGGCTTTGCGGCTACAGGTGGCATCCATGCGTCCGGGCTTTTCACCACCGGCGGAGAGCTGGTCTTGCTGCGTGAAGATGTGGGCCGGCATAATGCCCTTGATAAGCTCATTGGCAGTGCGCTGACAGATAAGCTGCTTCCGCTGAACCGGCATATTTTGCTTCTTAGCGGAAGGGCAAGCTTTGAGCTGATTCAGAAGGCAGCGATGGCGGGCATTGCCATTGTTGCTGCTATTGGCGCCCCATCGAGCCTGGCGGTTGATTTAGCCGGGGAATTTGATATGACGCTTATCGGCTTTTTGAAGGAGAACCGATTCAATATTTATAACAAAAGCAGCTGTCATGAATTCATTAATCAGTAA
- a CDS encoding SRPBCC family protein yields MKKRQEISVQTIINADAAKVWEYYTDPGHITRWNFASDDWYCPRAVNDLKAGGKYTARMEAKDGSAGFDFEAVYDEIIDGKKIVYTIADGRKVTITFEEAGDKTKTTTLFEAENENPVAMQQQGWQAILDNFKTYTETH; encoded by the coding sequence ATGAAAAAAAGACAGGAGATCTCCGTACAAACTATCATAAACGCTGATGCAGCAAAGGTTTGGGAATATTATACAGACCCCGGGCATATTACCCGTTGGAATTTTGCTTCAGATGATTGGTATTGCCCACGTGCAGTAAACGATTTAAAAGCAGGCGGGAAATATACTGCCCGCATGGAAGCAAAAGACGGCAGCGCCGGCTTTGATTTTGAAGCAGTGTATGATGAGATCATTGACGGTAAAAAAATAGTATATACTATAGCGGATGGCAGAAAAGTAACGATCACTTTTGAAGAGGCGGGCGATAAAACAAAAACAACAACCTTGTTTGAAGCAGAAAATGAAAACCCCGTAGCCATGCAACAACAAGGCTGGCAGGCAATACTGGACAATTTTAAGACTTATACAGAAACCCATTGA
- a CDS encoding VOC family protein, which translates to MNPKMIWANLAASDLERTTKFYTELGFKPNGAPNAELTSFLVGKNGFVIHFFLKDILKNNIKSEIANAQDVTEVCFTLSAESKDQADHWAKEVEKAGGKIISPPEEFGKGYYGFVFADPDGHKFNVFYMEGL; encoded by the coding sequence ATGAATCCAAAAATGATATGGGCAAATTTAGCCGCAAGCGATTTAGAGCGAACAACAAAATTTTATACTGAACTTGGATTTAAGCCCAATGGAGCTCCCAATGCGGAACTTACCAGCTTCCTGGTGGGTAAGAATGGTTTTGTGATACACTTTTTTTTGAAAGACATCCTCAAAAACAATATAAAAAGTGAAATAGCCAACGCACAAGATGTAACCGAAGTTTGTTTCACCCTCTCTGCTGAAAGTAAAGACCAGGCAGATCATTGGGCAAAAGAAGTGGAAAAAGCGGGTGGAAAAATCATTTCCCCTCCTGAAGAATTCGGAAAGGGCTATTACGGTTTTGTTTTTGCCGACCCGGATGGCCATAAGTTTAATGTCTTTTATATGGAAGGGCTCTAA